The Lichenihabitans psoromatis genome contains a region encoding:
- a CDS encoding ribose-phosphate pyrophosphokinase — protein MAGTIKILAGNSNPPLTEAIAAYLDVPLTRCHVRRFADMEIFVEILENVRGEDTFIIQSTAFPANDHLMEVLIMTDALRRASARRITAVLPYFGYARQDRKAGPRTPISAKLVANLITHAGCDRVLTVDLHAGQIQGFFDIPTDNLFAAPVMVRDINERLKSDNLMVVSPDVGGVVRARALAKRIDAPLAIVDKRRERAGESEVMNIIGDVTGKCCILLDDIVDSGGTLCNAADALLDQGASEVYAYCTHGVLSGGAVARVGASRLKELVITDTIRPTEAVRNARNIRVMSIAPLIGEAIGRVAQEASVSSLFENNTVASVFKGT, from the coding sequence ATGGCGGGCACGATCAAGATCCTAGCGGGGAATTCGAACCCGCCGCTCACGGAGGCCATCGCGGCCTATCTCGATGTGCCGCTGACGCGGTGCCATGTTCGCCGCTTCGCCGACATGGAAATCTTCGTCGAGATCCTCGAAAACGTCCGCGGCGAGGATACGTTCATCATCCAATCTACGGCCTTTCCGGCGAACGACCATCTGATGGAAGTGTTGATCATGACGGATGCGCTCCGCCGCGCCTCCGCCCGTCGGATCACCGCCGTTCTGCCCTATTTCGGCTATGCGCGGCAGGACCGGAAAGCCGGTCCGCGCACGCCGATTTCGGCCAAGCTGGTCGCCAACCTGATCACCCATGCGGGCTGCGACCGTGTTTTGACGGTTGATCTCCACGCGGGGCAGATTCAGGGCTTCTTCGATATCCCCACCGATAATCTGTTTGCGGCACCCGTGATGGTGCGTGACATCAACGAGCGGTTGAAGTCGGATAATCTGATGGTGGTGTCGCCGGATGTTGGTGGCGTGGTCCGCGCGCGCGCGTTGGCCAAGCGTATCGACGCGCCGCTCGCCATCGTCGACAAGCGCCGCGAGCGTGCTGGCGAATCCGAGGTCATGAACATCATCGGCGACGTCACGGGGAAGTGCTGCATCCTGCTCGACGACATCGTCGATTCGGGCGGCACGCTCTGCAATGCCGCCGATGCTTTGCTCGATCAGGGTGCCAGCGAGGTCTATGCCTATTGCACGCATGGCGTGTTGTCCGGCGGCGCGGTGGCCCGTGTCGGAGCATCCCGCCTCAAGGAACTCGTCATTACCGATACGATCCGCCCGACCGAGGCGGTCCGCAATGCCCGCAATATCCGGGTCATGTCGATCGCGCCTCTGATTGGGGAGGCCATCGGCCGGGTCGCTCAGGAGGCAAGCGTTTCCAGCCTGTTCGAGAACAACACGGTCGCCAGCGTCTTCAAAGGCACCTGA
- the grxD gene encoding Grx4 family monothiol glutaredoxin gives MSTAHEQIEAKVKSSDVVLFMKGTPQFPQCGFSAQVVQILDYLGTPYASVNVLETAEMRQGIKDYSNWPTVPQLYVKGEFLGGCDIVREMFQAGELQTHFEQAGLPVKQAAPN, from the coding sequence ATGTCCACCGCACACGAGCAAATCGAAGCCAAGGTCAAATCCAGCGACGTGGTCCTGTTCATGAAGGGGACGCCGCAGTTCCCGCAATGCGGGTTTTCGGCCCAGGTCGTGCAGATCCTCGATTATCTCGGCACGCCCTATGCCAGCGTAAACGTCCTTGAGACGGCTGAAATGCGCCAGGGCATCAAGGATTATTCGAACTGGCCGACGGTGCCCCAGCTCTACGTCAAGGGTGAGTTTCTCGGCGGCTGCGATATCGTTCGCGAGATGTTTCAGGCGGGCGAGTTGCAGACACATTTCGAGCAGGCTGGTCTTCCGGTGAAGCAAGCCGCGCCGAACTGA